One Desulfovibrio fairfieldensis genomic window carries:
- a CDS encoding sodium-dependent transporter, protein MGASATGSGAGGAGRGARDLFASRLGMLAATLGSAVGLGNIWKVPALTGQHGGASFLLIYVLSTMLVALPLMIVEMIMGRRTRANAYRTFTLLTPRRAWWVTGALSVLAATLILAFYSDVAGWVFAYVPKALSGGVATTDPLVAARIFGELLASPWESLLWQWLVLGFIAAVIMRGASGGIERVTRVLIPLLFLLLVAVCIRSLTLPNAGAGLRFLFMPDFARINGEVVLMAMGLSFFKMSIGFGCMITYGSYFQADTRVPALALRVMVCDLLVSLLAGVAVFPAVFSFGFEPTAGTSLLFLTIPAVFASMPGGQFFTAIFFVLSAVAAIGAMLCLLEIPVAWLLETCKLPRPRATLLVTLGVAALGVPPTLSTGIWASETVFGLTFFDAYDFATSNLLLPVCGLLTSLFAGYAWPERQFVAALTNNGSLPLQGLARLLRLACRTVTPLLIAIILLHGLKVF, encoded by the coding sequence ATGGGGGCATCGGCAACGGGATCAGGCGCTGGCGGGGCGGGACGGGGAGCGCGGGACCTTTTCGCGTCCCGGCTCGGCATGCTGGCGGCCACTCTGGGCTCGGCCGTGGGCCTGGGCAATATCTGGAAGGTGCCCGCCCTCACAGGACAGCACGGCGGCGCGTCCTTCCTGCTGATCTACGTGCTTTCCACCATGCTGGTAGCCCTGCCCCTGATGATCGTGGAAATGATCATGGGGCGGCGCACCCGCGCCAATGCCTATAGAACCTTCACCCTGCTGACCCCGCGCCGGGCCTGGTGGGTGACGGGCGCGCTCTCGGTACTGGCCGCCACGTTGATTCTGGCCTTTTACAGCGATGTGGCGGGCTGGGTCTTCGCCTATGTGCCCAAGGCCCTGAGCGGCGGCGTGGCCACCACGGACCCGCTGGTGGCGGCCCGCATTTTCGGAGAGCTGCTGGCAAGCCCGTGGGAAAGCCTGCTCTGGCAGTGGTTGGTGCTGGGTTTCATCGCGGCCGTGATCATGCGCGGGGCCTCGGGGGGCATCGAACGCGTCACGCGCGTGCTCATTCCCCTGCTCTTTCTGCTGCTGGTGGCGGTCTGCATTCGCAGCCTGACCCTGCCCAATGCCGGTGCGGGCCTGCGCTTTCTCTTCATGCCCGACTTCGCGCGCATCAACGGCGAAGTGGTGCTGATGGCCATGGGCCTGTCCTTTTTCAAGATGTCCATCGGCTTCGGTTGCATGATCACCTACGGCAGTTATTTCCAGGCCGACACTCGCGTGCCCGCCCTGGCCCTACGGGTGATGGTCTGCGATCTGCTGGTCTCCCTGCTGGCGGGCGTGGCCGTGTTTCCGGCGGTGTTCAGTTTCGGCTTCGAGCCCACGGCGGGCACCAGCCTGCTTTTCCTGACCATTCCGGCGGTCTTCGCCTCCATGCCGGGCGGGCAGTTCTTTACGGCGATTTTTTTTGTGCTCTCGGCCGTGGCCGCCATCGGGGCCATGCTCTGCCTGTTGGAAATTCCCGTGGCCTGGCTGCTGGAAACCTGCAAACTGCCCCGCCCCAGGGCCACACTGCTGGTGACTCTCGGCGTGGCCGCCCTGGGCGTTCCGCCCACGCTCTCCACCGGGATCTGGGCCTCGGAGACCGTCTTCGGCCTGACGTTTTTTGACGCGTATGATTTCGCCACGTCCAACCTGCTGTTGCCGGTCTGCGGTCTGCTGACCAGCCTGTTCGCGGGCTACGCCTGGCCGGAACGGCAATTCGTCGCGGCCCTGACCAACAACGGCAGCCTGCCGCTGCAAGGGCTGGCGCGCCTGCTGCGTCTGGCCTGCCGTACGGTGACGCCTTTGCTCATCGCCATTATTTTGCTGCATGGCCTGAAGGTATTTTAA
- a CDS encoding lysine exporter LysO family protein: MSGSLLILAFFGAGLGLARLGLIPRYFVEHDATLYVLWLLMGLVGLSIGSDRRLGEILRTLRPRVLLLPLATTVGTFAGVAAASLFLAYSLADCLAVGAGFAYYSLSSIFITQYKGAELGTVALLSNILREILTLVGTPLLVRLLGPLAPISCGGASTMDTTLPIIARYAGRDWIFVSIVHAMILDFSVPFWVIFFCTL, translated from the coding sequence ATGTCCGGCAGTCTGCTGATTCTGGCTTTTTTCGGCGCGGGGCTGGGTCTGGCCCGGCTGGGCCTGATTCCCCGCTATTTTGTGGAGCACGACGCCACGCTCTATGTGCTCTGGCTGCTCATGGGGCTGGTGGGCCTGTCCATCGGATCAGACCGGCGGCTGGGCGAGATTCTACGCACCCTGCGCCCGCGTGTGCTGCTGCTCCCCCTGGCCACCACCGTGGGCACGTTCGCGGGCGTGGCCGCGGCCAGCCTTTTTCTGGCCTACAGCCTTGCCGACTGCCTGGCCGTGGGCGCGGGCTTCGCCTACTACTCCCTTTCCTCCATCTTCATCACCCAGTACAAGGGCGCGGAACTGGGCACCGTGGCCCTGCTCAGCAACATCCTGCGCGAAATCCTGACCCTGGTGGGCACGCCGCTGCTGGTGCGCCTGCTGGGGCCGCTGGCCCCCATTTCCTGCGGCGGGGCCTCCACCATGGACACCACCCTGCCCATCATCGCCCGCTATGCGGGCCGGGACTGGATTTTCGTCTCCATCGTGCACGCCATGATCCTGGATTTCAGCGTGCCGTTCTGGGTTATCTTCTTCTGCACGCTGTAG
- a CDS encoding DVU0298 family protein has protein sequence MPRMRSTKQQLKQYLQSPQWRDHLEEIAAGGASHVGPLFSFLLLGPQTMHRAAVALGLTTARLAEREPEAARNIIRRFMWHMNEESGNIGWGIPEAFGESLAASPLLAKDFHRVLASYLIDLGRDDNYCDNDLLRRSCYWAVGRLAQTRPELCAGARPWLRKGLEDNDVICRGMAAWALAQLPPDFMDTPALRRLADAGHEEICELFDGEQLYEKSVSQLAREALAREVPAAADPDRP, from the coding sequence ATGCCCAGGATGCGTTCAACCAAACAGCAATTGAAACAATATTTGCAGAGTCCGCAGTGGCGGGATCATTTGGAAGAAATCGCCGCGGGCGGCGCGTCCCATGTGGGGCCGCTTTTTTCCTTCCTGCTGCTGGGCCCGCAGACCATGCACCGGGCCGCCGTGGCCCTGGGCCTGACCACGGCCCGGCTGGCCGAGCGCGAGCCCGAGGCGGCCCGCAACATCATCCGCCGCTTCATGTGGCATATGAATGAAGAATCCGGCAACATCGGCTGGGGCATTCCCGAAGCCTTCGGAGAAAGCCTGGCCGCCAGCCCGCTCCTGGCCAAGGATTTTCATCGCGTGCTGGCTTCCTATCTCATCGACCTGGGCCGGGACGACAATTACTGCGACAACGACCTGCTGCGCCGCTCGTGTTACTGGGCCGTCGGCCGTCTGGCCCAGACCCGGCCCGAACTCTGCGCGGGCGCGCGGCCCTGGCTGCGCAAAGGGCTGGAGGACAACGACGTGATCTGCCGGGGCATGGCCGCCTGGGCTCTGGCCCAGCTGCCGCCGGACTTCATGGACACGCCCGCCCTGCGCCGCCTGGCTGACGCCGGGCATGAAGAAATCTGCGAACTTTTCGACGGCGAGCAACTCTACGAAAAAAGCGTCAGCCAACTGGCGCGCGAAGCCCTGGCCCGCGAAGTCCCGGCCGCGGCCGACCCGGACAGACCTTGA
- the coaBC gene encoding bifunctional phosphopantothenoylcysteine decarboxylase/phosphopantothenate--cysteine ligase CoaBC produces the protein MSPTPAASLATPFDRSTRFAHKRLHLGVCGSVACYRATELLRAWFRLGIHVSVTLTDGARRFVTPLLFESLGAMPVYGGMFEAGQDIFSHLEPGQCAEAMVVAPASADALARLAHGAASDMLAAQALAFDGPLVLAPAMNPRMWSHPATRANAALLEQRGARFVGPDNGGTACGDDGQGRLAALPEIFLAGLQALSPQDMAGLRVMVTLGPTREAWDGVRFWSNPSSGLMGSALAVCAWLRGAEVTAICGPGVSAFLPRGVQRHDVTNAHGMYEAARGLWPDMDMGMFTAAVADFSPAPLGERKFKKSEAPDGFSLDFRPNPDILHNLAAVRRPGQKVLGFAAETAPDMDALLPLARAKLARKKADLLAANRVNAVGSGFGTPTNSVAVADARGREEIWPSQSKADVAWELCTWLLRI, from the coding sequence GTGAGCCCGACCCCGGCCGCATCCCTTGCCACGCCTTTTGACCGGAGCACGCGCTTTGCCCATAAGCGCCTGCATCTGGGGGTCTGCGGTTCGGTGGCCTGCTACCGGGCCACGGAGCTGCTGCGGGCCTGGTTCAGACTGGGCATCCATGTTTCGGTCACGCTCACGGACGGGGCCCGGCGTTTCGTCACCCCCCTGCTCTTCGAATCCTTGGGCGCAATGCCGGTCTACGGCGGCATGTTCGAAGCCGGTCAGGATATTTTCTCCCATCTGGAGCCGGGACAGTGCGCCGAGGCCATGGTCGTGGCCCCGGCCTCGGCCGACGCCCTGGCGCGCCTGGCCCACGGCGCGGCCTCGGACATGCTGGCGGCCCAGGCTCTGGCCTTTGACGGCCCGCTGGTCCTGGCACCGGCCATGAACCCGCGCATGTGGTCCCATCCGGCCACCCGGGCCAACGCGGCTCTGCTGGAGCAGCGCGGCGCGCGTTTCGTGGGGCCGGACAACGGCGGCACGGCCTGCGGCGACGACGGCCAAGGGCGTCTGGCCGCCCTGCCGGAAATTTTTCTGGCCGGACTGCAAGCCCTGTCCCCTCAGGATATGGCCGGTCTGCGGGTCATGGTCACGCTGGGCCCCACGCGCGAAGCCTGGGACGGCGTGCGCTTCTGGTCCAATCCCTCCAGCGGCCTGATGGGCTCGGCCCTGGCCGTGTGCGCCTGGCTGCGCGGAGCCGAAGTGACGGCAATCTGCGGGCCGGGAGTGAGCGCCTTTCTGCCGCGAGGCGTGCAACGGCACGACGTGACGAACGCGCACGGGATGTACGAGGCCGCGCGCGGGCTCTGGCCGGATATGGACATGGGCATGTTCACGGCGGCGGTGGCCGATTTTTCACCCGCGCCCCTTGGGGAACGCAAATTCAAAAAATCCGAGGCGCCTGACGGCTTCAGCCTGGATTTCAGGCCCAACCCGGATATTCTGCACAACCTGGCCGCCGTGCGCCGGCCCGGCCAGAAGGTGCTGGGTTTCGCTGCGGAGACCGCGCCGGACATGGACGCCCTGTTGCCCCTGGCGCGCGCCAAACTGGCCCGCAAAAAAGCCGACCTGCTGGCGGCCAATCGCGTCAACGCCGTGGGCAGCGGCTTCGGCACACCCACCAACAGCGTGGCCGTGGCGGACGCGCGCGGGCGCGAGGAAATCTGGCCCTCACAAAGCAAGGCCGATGTGGCCTGGGAGCTCTGCACATGGCTTTTGCGGATCTGA
- the rpmA gene encoding 50S ribosomal protein L27, with amino-acid sequence MAHKKAGGSSRNGRDSAGQRRGVKRFGGQHVLAGNILVRQLGTVVYPGANVGMGRDFTLFAKVEGVVRFEKYVRKRRVLTRVHVEAPAQ; translated from the coding sequence ATGGCTCATAAAAAAGCAGGCGGCTCTTCGCGCAACGGTCGCGACAGCGCGGGTCAACGCCGCGGCGTCAAGCGTTTCGGCGGTCAGCACGTGCTGGCGGGCAATATTCTGGTGCGTCAGCTGGGCACCGTTGTGTATCCCGGCGCCAATGTGGGCATGGGCAGGGATTTTACCCTGTTCGCCAAGGTGGAGGGCGTAGTGCGCTTTGAAAAATATGTCCGTAAACGCCGCGTGTTGACGCGCGTGCATGTGGAAGCGCCCGCTCAATAA
- the rplU gene encoding 50S ribosomal protein L21 yields the protein MYAIIETGGKQYRVEEGSKIVVEKLAAQAGSDVTLDKVLMVGGVDCKVGAPYLAGAAVTAEVVEQGRGPKVMVFKRRRRKDSKTLRGHRQDCTTIRVKSINS from the coding sequence ATGTACGCGATTATCGAGACCGGCGGAAAACAGTACCGCGTCGAAGAAGGTTCCAAGATTGTTGTGGAAAAGCTCGCGGCCCAGGCCGGCAGCGATGTTACCTTGGATAAGGTGCTGATGGTCGGCGGCGTGGACTGCAAGGTGGGCGCTCCGTACCTGGCCGGCGCCGCCGTGACGGCGGAAGTGGTGGAACAGGGGCGCGGCCCCAAGGTCATGGTGTTCAAACGCAGGCGGCGTAAGGATTCCAAAACGCTGCGCGGTCACCGCCAGGACTGCACCACCATTCGCGTCAAAAGCATCAACAGCTAG
- a CDS encoding class I SAM-dependent RNA methyltransferase: MAKPPRRCYRAAMSEILTLTVDSLAHDGRGIARLPETGQNSETRGSGTAVFVSGALPGQIVRARIVRRKARLVEADLLDVLRPAPDAVPALCPHQHICGGCPLQIMPYPAQLRWKEDLALAALTRIGHLDRGMLAAVLEPPHPSPEQAAFRNKMEFAFGRDAGGNLILGQRRRGGAGVIAVPGCVLLPAGAQDILAAARRSAEQSGLAPYAAPPARRGPGRDKKTHAAGSHGFWRFLVLRSGRREDDPAPRWWALCVTSPGGADGRAAARALGEELLGGFPDLAAFVHEERQSPDALAAGERRVLCLNGRGGEDPQAALLHLPLGDCLFALDAASFFQVNTRAAQNLARLAQDMLRQTRGGAENGASLLDLYCGVGAPGQLLAPDYDRLLGLECDKRAVALARRNAERGGLTRCRYEAGDAAALLDRLRRERRGPGWDTVLADPPRAGLAPRVLDGLLALRPQTILYISCNPATLARDADGLQARYSLERLAAVDLFPHTPHLECLSLWRLKS, translated from the coding sequence TTGGCAAAACCGCCCCGGCGCTGCTACCGTGCCGCCATGAGCGAAATTCTCACCCTGACAGTGGACAGCCTGGCCCACGACGGACGCGGCATCGCCCGTCTGCCGGAGACAGGCCAGAACAGCGAAACCCGTGGAAGCGGCACGGCCGTCTTTGTGAGCGGCGCGCTGCCGGGGCAGATTGTCCGCGCGCGGATCGTCAGGCGCAAGGCCCGCCTTGTGGAGGCCGACCTGCTGGACGTGCTGCGCCCGGCCCCGGACGCCGTGCCGGCGCTCTGCCCGCACCAGCATATCTGCGGCGGCTGCCCTCTGCAGATCATGCCTTACCCGGCGCAGCTGCGCTGGAAGGAAGATTTGGCCCTGGCGGCCCTGACCCGCATCGGGCATCTGGACCGGGGCATGCTCGCAGCGGTTTTGGAGCCTCCGCACCCTTCCCCGGAGCAGGCGGCGTTCCGCAACAAGATGGAATTCGCCTTTGGCCGGGACGCGGGCGGCAATCTGATTCTAGGGCAGCGCCGCCGGGGCGGCGCCGGAGTCATCGCGGTGCCGGGCTGTGTGCTGCTGCCCGCCGGGGCCCAGGACATTCTGGCCGCTGCCCGTCGCTCGGCGGAACAGAGCGGCCTCGCCCCCTATGCCGCTCCGCCCGCACGGCGCGGCCCTGGCCGGGACAAAAAGACCCATGCAGCCGGATCGCACGGCTTCTGGCGCTTCCTGGTTCTGCGCAGCGGCAGACGGGAAGACGACCCCGCGCCACGCTGGTGGGCCCTGTGCGTAACCAGTCCCGGCGGTGCGGACGGACGGGCCGCCGCGCGCGCTCTGGGCGAAGAGCTGCTGGGCGGCTTTCCGGACCTGGCCGCCTTTGTCCATGAGGAACGGCAAAGCCCCGATGCCCTGGCCGCCGGTGAGCGGCGCGTGCTCTGCCTTAACGGGAGAGGCGGGGAAGATCCGCAAGCCGCCCTGCTCCACCTGCCGCTGGGCGATTGCCTGTTCGCCCTGGACGCGGCTTCTTTCTTTCAGGTCAACACCAGAGCCGCGCAGAATCTGGCCCGCCTGGCTCAGGACATGCTCCGGCAGACGCGCGGCGGCGCGGAAAACGGCGCATCCCTGCTGGACCTTTACTGCGGCGTGGGCGCGCCGGGGCAACTGCTGGCTCCTGACTACGATCGGCTTCTGGGCCTGGAATGCGACAAACGCGCCGTGGCTCTGGCCCGGCGCAACGCGGAACGCGGCGGACTGACCCGGTGCCGCTACGAAGCGGGCGATGCGGCGGCCCTGCTGGACCGGCTGCGGCGTGAGCGGCGCGGTCCCGGCTGGGACACGGTACTGGCCGACCCGCCGCGCGCCGGTCTCGCCCCTCGGGTTCTGGACGGCCTGCTGGCGCTGCGGCCCCAAACTATCCTCTATATATCCTGCAACCCGGCCACCCTGGCCAGGGACGCGGACGGCCTCCAGGCGCGCTACAGCCTGGAACGGCTGGCGGCCGTGGATCTTTTTCCGCATACGCCGCACCTGGAATGCCTCAGCCTCTGGCGGCTTAAGTCCTGA
- the atpE gene encoding ATP synthase F0 subunit C, with the protein MRKFLMIALNTVALLGLASMAFAANQLDSAALGYTCLAAALGIGIAAFGCGIGMGLGLKGACEGVARNPDVSGKITGTMILAFAFIESLAIYALVISFILLYANPYA; encoded by the coding sequence ATGCGTAAATTTCTGATGATCGCCCTGAACACCGTGGCGCTGCTGGGCTTGGCCAGCATGGCTTTTGCCGCCAACCAGCTCGACTCCGCCGCTCTGGGCTACACCTGCCTGGCCGCTGCCCTCGGCATCGGCATCGCCGCTTTCGGTTGCGGCATCGGCATGGGCCTGGGCCTCAAGGGCGCCTGCGAAGGCGTTGCCCGCAACCCCGACGTGAGCGGCAAGATCACCGGTACCATGATTCTGGCCTTCGCCTTCATCGAATCTCTGGCCATTTACGCTCTGGTCATCAGCTTCATCCTGCTCTACGCCAACCCTTACGCGTAG
- the proB gene encoding glutamate 5-kinase gives MERPEDWRQERARVLAQARVVVVKVGSAVLTDAMGLSAAVLDSLAGQLAGLRRPPGSQAGQQANQSGERRLVLVSSGAVAAGRAALAVHGRQVETTGLAARQAAAAVGQGQLMRAWDAAFHAHGMPTAQVLLTRDDLRARQRFLNARNTFAELLQWRVLPIVNENDTVSVSELKFGDNDCLASLLVNLTGADLFINLTSSPGVLAANPQRQPDAPVMDHIDDVAALDLSQLCGGKTSVGTGGMYSKLLAARRAAQIGVPTLILPGREPDVLARVFDAAALEAAGGTPAATPGTWVRPAGHAIPRRKFWLAYQSEPAGNVTVDAGAAQALLRKGGSLLPGGVRRVEGAFQKGALVRVLHEGQSLGVGLSNYSAADLKKIMGLKRHEVAAILGDAHYPEVIHRDNLLLDAAV, from the coding sequence ATGGAAAGGCCGGAGGACTGGCGGCAGGAACGGGCCCGGGTGCTGGCGCAGGCCCGTGTGGTGGTGGTCAAGGTCGGCAGCGCCGTGCTGACCGACGCTATGGGGCTCAGCGCCGCCGTGCTGGACAGCCTGGCCGGGCAACTGGCCGGGCTGCGCCGCCCACCCGGCTCGCAAGCAGGTCAGCAGGCCAATCAGTCCGGCGAGCGGCGGCTGGTGCTGGTTTCTTCCGGCGCCGTGGCCGCCGGGCGGGCGGCTCTGGCCGTGCACGGCAGGCAGGTGGAAACCACGGGCCTGGCTGCCCGGCAGGCCGCCGCCGCAGTGGGCCAGGGACAATTGATGCGGGCTTGGGACGCGGCTTTTCACGCCCACGGCATGCCCACGGCCCAGGTGCTGCTGACCCGTGACGACCTGCGCGCACGCCAGCGTTTTCTCAACGCCCGCAACACCTTCGCGGAACTCCTGCAGTGGCGCGTGCTGCCCATTGTCAATGAAAACGACACGGTTTCGGTGAGCGAGCTCAAGTTCGGCGACAACGATTGCCTCGCCAGCCTGCTGGTCAACCTCACGGGCGCGGACCTGTTCATCAATCTGACCTCGTCGCCCGGCGTGCTGGCCGCCAATCCCCAGCGGCAACCCGACGCGCCGGTTATGGACCATATCGACGACGTGGCGGCCCTGGATCTTAGCCAACTCTGCGGCGGCAAAACTTCCGTGGGCACGGGCGGCATGTATTCCAAACTGCTGGCCGCCCGGCGCGCCGCCCAGATCGGCGTGCCCACCCTGATCCTGCCGGGCCGCGAGCCCGACGTGCTGGCCCGCGTCTTTGACGCGGCGGCGCTGGAGGCGGCGGGCGGAACCCCGGCGGCAACGCCGGGGACTTGGGTGCGCCCCGCGGGGCACGCCATACCGCGCCGCAAGTTCTGGCTGGCCTACCAGTCGGAACCGGCGGGCAACGTGACCGTGGACGCGGGCGCGGCGCAGGCTTTGCTGCGCAAGGGCGGCAGCCTGCTGCCCGGCGGCGTGCGCCGGGTGGAAGGCGCGTTCCAGAAAGGAGCCCTGGTGCGCGTGCTGCACGAGGGGCAAAGCCTGGGCGTGGGCCTTTCCAATTACAGCGCGGCTGATCTTAAGAAAATCATGGGGCTCAAGCGCCACGAAGTGGCGGCCATTCTGGGCGACGCCCACTATCCGGAAGTCATCCACAGGGACAATCTGCTGCTGGACGCGGCGGTGTAG
- the obgE gene encoding GTPase ObgE produces MRFVDEAKIQVRAGKGGHGCVSFRREKFVPRGGPDGGNGGEGGSVYLRADNRLLSLYDFRLKRLYEAQNGQPGQGSQCDGKKGTDLVLGLPVGTLVFAEGPEGERLLADLSEPDSLALAARGGRGGKGNEHFKSATMRAPRFAQPGEPGEELNLRLELKILADAGLIGLPNAGKSTFISRVSAARPKIAAYPFTTLTPNLGVMIDEVDPDKRMVIADIPGLIEGAHAGQGLGHRFLKHVERTRFLVHMLSIEDVDDVDPWAGFELVNEELRRFDPELAERRQIEVVNKIDLVDEERLETLKARAEADGRKIFFISAREEQALEPLVAELWRLRDELARHEPLLRYEQEEAEAGEEFPDIEVIYTRE; encoded by the coding sequence ATGAGATTTGTGGATGAAGCGAAAATTCAGGTCCGGGCGGGCAAGGGCGGCCACGGCTGCGTGTCCTTCCGGCGCGAGAAGTTTGTGCCGCGCGGCGGCCCGGACGGCGGCAACGGCGGGGAGGGCGGTTCCGTCTATCTGCGGGCCGACAACCGTCTGCTTTCCCTCTATGATTTCCGTCTGAAGCGCTTGTATGAGGCCCAGAACGGCCAGCCCGGCCAAGGCAGCCAATGCGACGGCAAAAAGGGGACGGATCTGGTGCTGGGCCTGCCCGTGGGCACCCTGGTTTTTGCCGAAGGGCCGGAAGGCGAGCGCCTGCTGGCCGACCTCAGCGAGCCGGACAGCCTTGCGCTGGCGGCGCGCGGGGGGCGCGGCGGCAAAGGCAACGAGCATTTCAAGTCCGCCACCATGCGCGCGCCGCGTTTTGCCCAACCCGGCGAACCCGGCGAGGAGCTGAACCTGCGGCTGGAGCTGAAAATCCTGGCCGACGCCGGGCTGATCGGTTTGCCGAATGCGGGCAAGTCCACGTTCATTTCGCGGGTTTCGGCGGCCCGTCCCAAGATCGCGGCCTATCCCTTCACCACCCTGACGCCCAATCTGGGCGTGATGATCGACGAGGTGGATCCGGACAAGCGCATGGTCATTGCCGACATCCCCGGCCTTATTGAGGGCGCGCACGCCGGACAGGGGCTGGGGCACCGCTTTTTGAAGCATGTGGAGCGCACCCGCTTTCTTGTGCATATGTTGAGCATTGAGGATGTGGATGACGTGGACCCCTGGGCCGGGTTTGAACTGGTCAATGAGGAGTTGCGGCGTTTCGATCCGGAACTGGCCGAGCGGAGGCAGATTGAAGTGGTCAATAAAATAGACCTGGTGGACGAGGAACGCCTGGAGACGCTGAAAGCCCGCGCCGAAGCCGACGGCCGGAAGATTTTCTTCATTTCCGCCCGCGAGGAGCAGGCCCTGGAACCGCTGGTGGCCGAACTCTGGCGGTTGCGCGACGAGCTGGCCCGCCACGAGCCCCTGTTGCGCTACGAGCAGGAAGAGGCGGAAGCGGGCGAGGAATTCCCGGACATTGAAGTGATCTACACGCGCGAGTGA
- a CDS encoding AtpZ/AtpI family protein has product MSFKDILKQQQSGMEALATTGVIGLHLVSGPLVGFAIGYGLDYWLDTSPWCKLFFLLLGIAAGFLNVYRDTQHLLKKMAAEDARRKGFSPTSGMPTRQTGTGAGATQGTRETNDRADAENHDAQP; this is encoded by the coding sequence ATGTCGTTCAAGGATATTCTCAAACAACAGCAGAGCGGCATGGAAGCCCTGGCAACCACCGGGGTCATCGGCCTGCATCTGGTCAGCGGGCCGCTGGTGGGCTTCGCCATAGGTTACGGCCTGGATTACTGGCTGGATACCAGCCCCTGGTGCAAATTGTTTTTCCTGCTGCTGGGCATTGCCGCCGGTTTTTTGAATGTCTACCGGGACACGCAGCATCTGTTGAAAAAAATGGCGGCTGAAGACGCCCGCCGCAAGGGCTTCAGCCCGACGTCCGGCATGCCGACGCGGCAGACCGGCACCGGGGCGGGCGCAACGCAGGGAACCAGAGAGACAAATGACCGCGCAGACGCTGAAAACCATGACGCACAGCCTTGA
- a CDS encoding LysO family transporter, with translation MFIAMGLMLLGMTLGWLLRGRTWLGLLTRCVSPAIMLLLFSLGVAVGGNEELMNNLPLLGGKALLLTLAGVAGSLACVAVIRRWFRDFPAAPGAGNARNSPVDAHPPHGGV, from the coding sequence ATGTTCATCGCCATGGGCCTGATGCTGCTGGGCATGACCCTGGGCTGGCTGCTGCGTGGCCGGACCTGGCTCGGCCTGCTGACCCGCTGCGTCTCACCGGCCATCATGCTGTTGCTCTTTTCTCTGGGCGTGGCCGTAGGCGGCAATGAGGAACTGATGAACAACCTGCCGTTGCTGGGCGGCAAGGCCCTGTTGCTGACCCTGGCGGGCGTGGCCGGGTCCCTGGCCTGCGTGGCCGTGATCCGGCGCTGGTTCCGCGATTTCCCCGCAGCCCCGGGCGCGGGCAATGCCCGGAACTCTCCTGTTGATGCCCACCCGCCGCACGGCGGCGTGTAA
- the atpB gene encoding F0F1 ATP synthase subunit A, with protein sequence MAGGLPHPVLLSTFMGMDEITIGGQVIEFKHVFYSWVCMAILFTVALIMRRRLTLVPGGLQNFFEALVDTIERFVCSTMGEVGRKYVPLLAGMFIYIFGMNLMGLIPGFDAPTANLNTTVCMALFVLVYYNAVGLMRWKSHYINQFTGPSKFLIPLMFPLEVVSHLSRPVSLSLRLFGNIRGEEIVMILFFVMAPLLGTLPIYALFLLGKTMQAFVFFMLTMFYIKGALEGPEH encoded by the coding sequence ATGGCAGGTGGTTTGCCGCATCCGGTATTGCTTTCCACATTTATGGGCATGGACGAGATCACCATCGGCGGACAGGTGATTGAATTCAAACACGTCTTTTATTCCTGGGTCTGCATGGCCATCCTCTTCACGGTGGCCTTGATCATGCGCCGGCGGCTGACGCTTGTGCCGGGGGGCCTGCAAAACTTCTTCGAAGCGCTCGTCGATACTATTGAACGCTTTGTCTGTTCCACCATGGGTGAGGTGGGGCGCAAATACGTGCCCCTGCTGGCCGGTATGTTCATCTACATTTTCGGCATGAACCTCATGGGCCTGATCCCCGGTTTCGACGCGCCCACGGCCAACCTGAACACCACAGTCTGCATGGCGCTCTTCGTGCTCGTCTACTACAACGCCGTGGGCCTGATGCGCTGGAAAAGCCATTACATCAATCAGTTCACCGGCCCGTCCAAATTCCTCATTCCGCTGATGTTCCCGCTGGAAGTGGTTTCGCACCTCTCGCGCCCGGTTTCTCTCTCCCTCCGTCTTTTCGGCAACATCCGGGGTGAGGAAATCGTCATGATTCTCTTCTTTGTCATGGCGCCCCTGCTGGGCACCCTGCCCATCTACGCCCTCTTCCTTCTGGGCAAGACCATGCAGGCTTTCGTGTTCTTCATGCTGACCATGTTCTACATCAAGGGCGCTCTGGAAGGGCCTGAGCACTAA